DNA from Borreliella garinii:
ACATTAATCAAATTTTCACACATAGCAATCTCTTCACTAGTTTCTATTCTATTCAGCACTACTCTAGGATAAAAATTATTCATCATCTTCTTGACTTTCAAAGAAGAACTCAAAGAAATAAGCTCAATCCCAACAACCAAATCTTTAAATCCAAGCTTTGTCCCTTCAATCTTATCTTTAAAAAAATTGCCAATATAATCGCGCTCAGGACTTTTCTGTGGAAATCCTAAATACAAAAGACGATAAAGAGCATTCTTTAAAAAAGAATAAGCATTAAGTATAGAAGGGGTTTCTGGTACTGTAACAATTACACCACTATAAGATGCTAAATAAAAATCTATTGTATTATAAGAAGTTCCAGATCCTAAATCTAAAAAAATAAAATCAGCAATAAGATCTTTTTGAATAGATTCTATAATCTTTTTCTTAGCAGAAAAAGGAAGATTAGCCGTTCCTGTATAAAGAGCATCACCTGGAATAAGGTAAAGTTTATCATAAGATGTTTTGCATACCAAATCCGAAAAACTTTTATCCTTTTTATTAATAAAAGAACCAATACCCACGCCCTTATTTTTAACACCTAAACATGTATGTAGATTAGAACCTCCAAGATCAAGGTCAACAAGTATTACGGTTTTACCTAAACTAGAAAGCTTATAGCCAATATTTGCAACAAAAGATGTTTTTCCCACACCACCTTTGCCACTTGCTACAGGAATAATTTTAGTCATTCTTGAATCCTAATTATCCTTACGATCTTTTTGAAAAATTTTCATAAAATTAAAAATACCTAAAAATCTCGATTTCTTTTCAACATCTTTATTTAAATTTTCATCCTCTTTAGAAACCGAAATTAAATCTTTAATTAAATCTTTATTATTTGTAAAATTTTCAATACTATCTGGTTTCCCACAAATTACAATCTTATCATCCTTTAAAAAAAAATAATCGCCATCAACAAATTCATATCTAGAATTACTTAAATTTCTAACAGCAATAACTGTAATTCCACACTCTCTTCTAAGATCAGCTTCAAAAAGGGTTTTTCCAACATATTCTCTAGGAATAACAGTTTCAGCAACAATAATATCATACCCAATAATATTATAAGTTGAAAGATTAGGAGATACTAATAATGGAGTTAATCTTCTTGCAGCATCTTTACTTGGAAATATAATTTTTGTTGCGCCAAGAGTTTTTAATATTTCAGCATCATCCCTATTTTCTGTCTTAACACATATTTCCTTCAAACCCAAAAGATTACAATAGTGAGTTACAAGAGCACTTTTACCAAGATCATCATCAAAGTCAATCACAACAGCGTCTGTATCTACAGGAATTATTCTTTTCAAAGCATTTTTAGTAAATTGTTCAACAACAAAGCTTTCTGTAGATATCACATCATATTCTTCAATAAGCTCTTTAGATGTATCTATAATAATAATTTGACAATCAAGTCTGCTTAAATCCTCAAGCAAGTGAATTCCTAAATTACTAAGTCCAATAATAACAAATGTTTTCATATGCTTCAACCAACCAAAATATCTTGCCTTGGCCTTGTAAATTCTTCAAAACGCGACTTTCTTGAAACAAAAACAGCCATTGAAAAAAGTCCTATTCGTCCTGAAAACATAGTAAAGATTATAATAACTTTACCCCAAAATGACAAATCCTGAGTTACTCCAACCGAAAGACCAACTGTTCCAAAAGCAGAAAACACCTCATAACCTAAATCAATAACTTTCCAATTGCCAGATCCTCCTTCAAAAAAAAGAAGCATAAAAAAGGAAAAACTTACAATAAAAATAGCTCTTGCAAAGAATAAAAGTGCGAATCTTATACTATCTATTGAAACCTTGTAAGACCCAATAATATATCCATTGCCGTCTTGATTTTTAACAACAGCTAATACAATTAAAAAAAATGTTGTAATCTTAATTCCTCCTGCAGTTGATCCGGGCGCCCCACCAATAAACATGAATGGCAGAGAAACTATTTGGGTTCTTCCACTTATTAAAGAATTATCAAGATAATTAAAACCAGCTGTTCTAGTACTAATCGAATAAAAAATTGAATTAAATATTAGAGTACCTATTGAATAACCATCTTTTAATTTATGCATCTCTGTAAAAAAGAATAAAATTGCACCAATCATAATTAAAAAGAAACTTAAAGAAAAAACTATTTTAGCATGAAGTGATAGTTTTTTTTTATTTTTAATAGTATTATTTACATCCCTATAGACCATAAACCCAAGCCCACCACAAATTATTAAAATAGAAACCACAACTATAGCTTCAGGAACATCTCGCCATGCATAAATACTCTCAGAATGCATGGAAAAACCTGCATTGCAAAAAGCAGAAATTGTAGTAAACAAAGCTTCTAAAAATGAAATACTAACTCCCCTAAGTTTAAAACAAATAAGTATTAATATTAAACCTATCATTTCAATTGAAAAGGTGATAAACAGTATGCCTTTTAAAATTCTAATAGGATTATATTCTATATTTGAAAGAGAATACTGCTTTATTATTCTTGCATCTGTTAAATTCATTTTCTTTTTAGGTATAAGCAAATAAAAAGTAGTAATACTTATAAATCCCAATCCCCCAAGCTGGATTAGTAACATTATCAAAATAAATCCAAAAGTAGAAAAACTTTCTATTTTAACTGTTATAAGACCTGTAATGCTTACAGCAGAAACAGCAGTAAAAAGCGCATCAATGTATGCTAATTTGCCATCACCTCCCCAAGAAATAGGCAACATTAATAAAAGAGAGCCTATAAGCATAATTAAAACAAAATAACTAAAAAGTAAAAACCTGTCGCTAAATTCAAATCTCAACATATCATACAAAAAGTTGTTTAAATTATTAAAAATCCATTTTATATAGCATAATATTTTAACATTGAAATATTATCATAATTACATTATTTTTAATATATGTTCGAAATAGAATCAAAAGCATTTATTCCCCAAAAAGAGTTAAAAAGAATTATTAAGTTAGCAAATAAAAAATTCAAGTTTATTAAAGAAGAAATAAAAACTGATATCTATTACTCAAACCTAAAAAAAATTATAAGAATAAGAAAATTAAATACTCTAGAAAAAATTGTCACATTTAAAAAAAAAATATTAGATAACAACAATGCTATAGAAATTAATAAAGAGGTAGAATTCAAAATAGATAATATTAATAATTTTTTAATCCTTATTAAAGAGCTTGAATTTAAAAAGCTATACAAAAAGATAAAAAAAAGTCTAGTTTATCAAACTAATAATTTAAATGTAGAGATAAACGAAATAAAAAATCTTGGATTTTTTTTAGAAATAGAAAAAATAATTAATAATCAAAATGACATAGATTTAGCAAAAAAAGAAATTCATAACATAATTAATCAATTTGGATTAAAAAAAAACCTTGAAACTAGATCTTATTTTGAATTACTTTCATTGACAAATCAAAGTAAAAAATAATTCATTGGAATTAGAGCTTAAAGTAGAGACTACAAGACCTTGATTCCCATAAATTCCAATCTGGGGACTAGCAACATTATTCTTAAAATGCTCCAACTTATTTAAAAAATACCAATTTTTATTCTTAAGATAAATTAATCTCACATTATTATTGTCTTCAAAAGCTAAAAACAAATTATTTTTATAAAACCCAACATCAATGCTTGAACCTTCCATTTCAACATTAGGGCTTATATTAACCCACCTGTTGCTTTTTAAAGGACAAATGCTTACAATAGGCCTATTTTCAGAAAGAAAACTCATAATTATTTGATTAAAATTAGAATCAAAAAAACCTTTAATAAAATTAGCCATATAAACAGAAGAAATATTTGCATTTACCCAAGCATTTTCATTGTTTACAATAAATTCAGATTTAATCTCATTATTTGACTTATAATTATAAAAAATACCCAAAAAAGGTTCAGATATTAGTCCAATGTTTGATGAATCAACATTAGAATCACCTTTGCTTAAATAAGAATGTATTACATCGGTCCAAATACTTCCGTAGCCCATATTTGAGATTAAATTTATTTTATATTCACCTCCAATTTCTCTTAAATACGCCAAATAAAGCCTATCTTTTAAATCAATGCTAATATTCAATAAAGATCCAAAATTTTCTATGTAACCAGGACTAATATCAATCCACTTCCTACTATTAAATTTTTTAACTATAAGCTCACTAGCAAAATCAGAACCTGATTTAGTAACAAAAGCAATATATAAATTTCCTTTTGAATTAATTGAAAAATCAAAATTAACTATATTAATAATATTTCCATTAACAGATGAATCAAGATTAAACCAACCAACATTCTCAATAAACTCAGCAACTTTAATGTCGTCGCTATTTTCTAACTGATAAGCAATATAAATATTGCTTTTATAAATCCTTAATACATACTTTTTAAGCTTGGCAGTTAAATTTAAAACGGGCAAATCTTTTAAAGTAAAAAATAAATCTTCTTTTTCAATCTTAGATGTTTTAGCTTTAAGGGAATCGCTATTCAAAATTGAAAAATCTAAATCTGTGAGCGAAAACTTTATGTTTTCATTTTTAGTACCAACATATATTATTGCATAAAGAGAATTTTCATCTAACCTTATTTTAAAATCTCTTCTTTTTATTTTATCAGTTATATACTTTTTATTAGAAATATCATAAATTTTAAAAACAAAATCGGAATTTGAACTCTTATCTAAAGTTAAAATATAATTAGAAGATTTACTGACTTTTAAATAAACACTCCCTTTCCCATTTCTACTTAAAATACTTATCGGACTAATTTCTGTTAATATTTGATTTTGATTTACTTGAGCTTGAATAGAAGAAAGCTTTGTAAATAAAAATAGCAAAATTAATGTCTTATTTATTTTCATATTTTTTTACATTCAAGAATATTAACACATAATCCAAAAATGATAAAATTGCAAAAAAAGCAGCACAAACATACGCTGCGTGAACAATAAATAAAAATTTAAATTCAAAATTTAAAATGTAGCTAATAAAATTTTGCATCGGTTCTATAAAGTTTAGTTGATTTAAAGTATAAAACAAAAGGCTTGCAAAAGTACAAACAGCATAAAGAATTGACTTTAATTTTCCCAAGAAATTAGCTTGTTGAACTATATTAAACTGAATAATTAAATTTCTAACAAAACCAATAGAAATTTCACGATAAATAAATATTAAAAAAAAATAATAAGGGGTTATGCCTTTGTAGAAGAAAAAAACAAAATATGTTAAATGTTGCAAAACATCTGCATAAGGATCTAAAATTTTACCCACATTGCTAACAAGACCATATTTTCTTGCAAGATGTCCATCAATAAAGTCAGTAAATTCATTAAAAATGATTAAAAACCAAATAATCCCAAAAAACAAATATGGAAAAAATATATTTTCCAAAAAAAATAAAATTAATATAATAAAGGAAAGTATAATCCTAGCTAATGTGATTTTATTAGGAGTAATAACCTTGATTAAATTATTCAATTTATCAAATCTCCTTATCTCTTACTTTTAATAAAATAAGTTTAAGAGCTTCATCAAGTTCAATTCCATTTATTTGCTCATTTGTTCTTGTTCTAATAGATATTTTTTCTTCTATTGCTTCTCTCTCGCCAATTATAAACATATAAGGTATTTTTTTAGCCTGATATTCTCTAATTTTAGCATTCATTCTTGAGGAACTATTATCAAGTTTTATTCTAATTCCCGCATTTTTAAATTTATTTAAAACCTTAATAGTATAATCTTCTACAGTATTGTTAACAGGAATGATTACTGCTTGAACAGGAGACAACCACAAAGGAAATGCTCCACCATAGTGCTCTACAAGAATTCCAAAAAATCTTTCAATAGATCCTAACAGGGCTCGATGAATCATAAATGGTCTTTTTTCTTTACCATCCTCAGCAGTATAAGTCATATTAAATCTCTCAGGAAGATTAAAATCAAATTGAATCGTACTCATCTGCCACTCTCTCTCAAGCGAATCAACTATCTTGAGATCAATCTTAGGTCCATAAAAAGCACCTCCCCCTTTATCAATTTCATAAGGAACTTCAAAATTACTTAAGGCCTCTTCAAGAACCTTTAAAGACATTTCCCAATCATAATCATTCCCAACAGACTTGTCAGGCTTTGTAGAAAGATATGCCTTTAAGCTGCTAAAGCCAAATTTACTCCACATATAAATAGCAAACCTAAGAACTTCTTTAATCTCATCTACAACTTGAGAATGAGTACATATAATGTGAGCATCATCCTGAGTAAAACCTCTGGCCCTCATAATACCATGCAAAGCACCTATCTTTTCATAACGATATACAGTACCAAGTTCAGCCCATCTAAATGGCAAATCTCTATAAGAATGCTTGCCTGTATTGTAAATTGCAATATGAAAAGGACAATTCATAGGTTTAAGATAATAATCACTTTTATCCATTTCTATTTTTTCAAACATGCTGTCCTTATAAAAGTCTAAATGGCCAGAAGTTTGCCAAAGCCAAGATTTGCCAACATGAGGAGTAAAAAGAATATCATATCCATTTTTAGAGTGCTCTTCTCTCCAAAAATCCTCTATTAAAGCTCTTATTTTGGCTCCATTTGGATGAAAGAAAATAAGTCCTGGTCCAATCTCTTCATGAATAGAAAATAAATCAAGCTCTTTCCCAAGCTTTCTATGGTCTCTTTTTTTTATTTCCTCTCTTAAATTAAGATAAGATCTTAGCTCTTTTTCATTATTCCATAAGGTTCCATAAATTCTGGTAAGCATTGTATTTTTTTCATTGCCTCGCCAATAAGCCCCAGCAATACCAGTAAGCTTAAATGCCTTTGGATCAATTTTATTCATATTATCAACATGAGGACCCCTACAAAGATCAATAAAATTATGACTCTTGTAAATAGAAATTTCATTTTGTAAATCAAAATTTTTAATCAAATCGATCTTATAAGGCTCATCTTTAAAAATTTCAAGAGCCTGTTCTAAGCTTATTATCTCTTTTTCAAAAGAACTCCCAGTCTTTAAAATCTCTCTCATTCTATTTTCTATATCCAAAAGAGAATCTTCTGTAATTTGCTTTTTAAATTCAAAATCATAATAAAAACCATCTTTAATAGGGGGTCCTATTGCAATTTTCGTATTTGGAAATAAATCGCATACAGCT
Protein-coding regions in this window:
- a CDS encoding MinD/ParA family protein, with the protein product MTKIIPVASGKGGVGKTSFVANIGYKLSSLGKTVILVDLDLGGSNLHTCLGVKNKGVGIGSFINKKDKSFSDLVCKTSYDKLYLIPGDALYTGTANLPFSAKKKIIESIQKDLIADFIFLDLGSGTSYNTIDFYLASYSGVIVTVPETPSILNAYSFLKNALYRLLYLGFPQKSPERDYIGNFFKDKIEGTKLGFKDLVVGIELISLSSSLKVKKMMNNFYPRVVLNRIETSEEIAMCENLINVVKNNINIPIEFIGFVPFAKSFREAINNRVPFIDFEKNSKLNKYFEFIAGNLIKSPVEGSPYIYDDIYDMIKDQSQFIRK
- a CDS encoding potassium channel family protein produces the protein MKTFVIIGLSNLGIHLLEDLSRLDCQIIIIDTSKELIEEYDVISTESFVVEQFTKNALKRIIPVDTDAVVIDFDDDLGKSALVTHYCNLLGLKEICVKTENRDDAEILKTLGATKIIFPSKDAARRLTPLLVSPNLSTYNIIGYDIIVAETVIPREYVGKTLFEADLRRECGITVIAVRNLSNSRYEFVDGDYFFLKDDKIVICGKPDSIENFTNNKDLIKDLISVSKEDENLNKDVEKKSRFLGIFNFMKIFQKDRKDN
- a CDS encoding TrkH family potassium uptake protein is translated as MLRFEFSDRFLLFSYFVLIMLIGSLLLMLPISWGGDGKLAYIDALFTAVSAVSITGLITVKIESFSTFGFILIMLLIQLGGLGFISITTFYLLIPKKKMNLTDARIIKQYSLSNIEYNPIRILKGILFITFSIEMIGLILILICFKLRGVSISFLEALFTTISAFCNAGFSMHSESIYAWRDVPEAIVVVSILIICGGLGFMVYRDVNNTIKNKKKLSLHAKIVFSLSFFLIMIGAILFFFTEMHKLKDGYSIGTLIFNSIFYSISTRTAGFNYLDNSLISGRTQIVSLPFMFIGGAPGSTAGGIKITTFFLIVLAVVKNQDGNGYIIGSYKVSIDSIRFALLFFARAIFIVSFSFFMLLFFEGGSGNWKVIDLGYEVFSAFGTVGLSVGVTQDLSFWGKVIIIFTMFSGRIGLFSMAVFVSRKSRFEEFTRPRQDILVG
- the cyaB gene encoding class IV adenylate cyclase, whose translation is MFEIESKAFIPQKELKRIIKLANKKFKFIKEEIKTDIYYSNLKKIIRIRKLNTLEKIVTFKKKILDNNNAIEINKEVEFKIDNINNFLILIKELEFKKLYKKIKKSLVYQTNNLNVEINEIKNLGFFLEIEKIINNQNDIDLAKKEIHNIINQFGLKKNLETRSYFELLSLTNQSKK
- the pgsA gene encoding CDP-diacylglycerol--glycerol-3-phosphate 3-phosphatidyltransferase, with the translated sequence MNNLIKVITPNKITLARIILSFIILILFFLENIFFPYLFFGIIWFLIIFNEFTDFIDGHLARKYGLVSNVGKILDPYADVLQHLTYFVFFFYKGITPYYFFLIFIYREISIGFVRNLIIQFNIVQQANFLGKLKSILYAVCTFASLLFYTLNQLNFIEPMQNFISYILNFEFKFLFIVHAAYVCAAFFAILSFLDYVLIFLNVKKYENK
- the thrS gene encoding threonine--tRNA ligase; this translates as MSKDLYKEDILYKKRHSIAHVMAEAVCDLFPNTKIAIGPPIKDGFYYDFEFKKQITEDSLLDIENRMREILKTGSSFEKEIISLEQALEIFKDEPYKIDLIKNFDLQNEISIYKSHNFIDLCRGPHVDNMNKIDPKAFKLTGIAGAYWRGNEKNTMLTRIYGTLWNNEKELRSYLNLREEIKKRDHRKLGKELDLFSIHEEIGPGLIFFHPNGAKIRALIEDFWREEHSKNGYDILFTPHVGKSWLWQTSGHLDFYKDSMFEKIEMDKSDYYLKPMNCPFHIAIYNTGKHSYRDLPFRWAELGTVYRYEKIGALHGIMRARGFTQDDAHIICTHSQVVDEIKEVLRFAIYMWSKFGFSSLKAYLSTKPDKSVGNDYDWEMSLKVLEEALSNFEVPYEIDKGGGAFYGPKIDLKIVDSLEREWQMSTIQFDFNLPERFNMTYTAEDGKEKRPFMIHRALLGSIERFFGILVEHYGGAFPLWLSPVQAVIIPVNNTVEDYTIKVLNKFKNAGIRIKLDNSSSRMNAKIREYQAKKIPYMFIIGEREAIEEKISIRTRTNEQINGIELDEALKLILLKVRDKEI